The DNA sequence CCCTGGTGGAGGCGCCAGGGCGGGTTCTGGCCGCCTGGGGCGGGGTCTACCTCCTCTCCCTCCTGGTTCTCCTCCTGGCCCTGGCCCTGAGGGGGCCCCGCCTCCGCCCCTGGGCCCTGGCCCTCTGGGCCCTCCTCTGGCTCCTCCCCCTGCCCCGGGCCGGGGGCGACCGGGTGGCCCTCCTGGTCCAGGGGAACGTCAACCCCCTGGAGAAGACCCTGGGGGACCTGGGGGAAGAGGTCTACCCCAGGCTCACCGCCAGGGGCCTGGCGGCGCACCCCGAGGCCGCCTTGGTGGTCTGGCCGGAGACGGCGGTGTGGCGCATCCCCGAGGGGGTGGAGGCCCTTCTTGCGGGCCGCCCCCTCCTCACCGGCCTGAACCTCTTCGGCCCCAACCGGGCGGTGCTTTACCAGGAGGGGAGGATCCTCGCCCACTACGACAAGACCCGGCTCGTCCCCTTCGGGGAGCGCTTCCCCTTCCGGGCGGCCCTGGGGGGGGTGTATGGCTTTTTCTTCCGGGCCTTTGGCCTCGGGGAGCTTTGGGACCGCACCCCGGGGGAGGCGGTGCGCCCCTTGGGGCCGTATGGGGCCATGATCTGCTACGAGTCCGTCTTCCCCTCGGTGGCCCGGGGGCTTGTCCGCCAGGGGGCCCAGGTCCTGGTCCTCCTCACCAACGACGCTTGGTTCGGTCCCTCCTTCGGGGGGCTCCAGCACTTCGCCATGGGGCGCCTGAGGGCGGTGGAGACGGGGCGCTGGCTCCTCAGGGCCGGGAACGACGGCGTCACCGCCAGCGTGGACCCCTACGGCCGGGTGGTGGCCCGGATTCCCGCCCACACCGAGGGGTACCTGGCCGCCCCCTTCGCCTTCGGGAGCGGGAGGACCCCCTACCTCCTCCTGGGGGACCTGCCCGTCTTGGGGCTGGCGTTGACACTCTGGCTTCTCGGCCTTAGGCTGAAGATGCGTTTGCCGGGGTGGCGGAATCGGTAGACGCGGCAGACTCAAAATCTGCTGTCCGCAAGGACGTGCGGGTTCGAGTCCCGCCCCCGGCACCAAGGGGCCCCAAGTGGGGCCTTTTCGCCTTTTCTGCCCCCTTCGTGAGATGCCTTCCCTGGCGGAAGGGCTTTGGGCCGCTCCGCCAGGGCGCGAAGGTGGGCGGCGATCCGGAGCCGCTACACCCGTCTGGCTGTGACCCTTCTAGCCAAGACGCACCACCACCCCCTCGTCGGGCCGCAGGGCGAGGTCCTCTTTCGCCTCCTCCTCCCGGTCCAGGTGGGTGGAGAGGGCCACCCGGCCCCTTCGAGGAAGCTCCAGGCGCTTCTCCTTGTCCGTGAGGTTCAAAGCCACCAGCCACCCCTCCCCCCGGAGGTAGGCGTAGACCCCCCCTTCCGCCCGGTAGGTGCGGTAGGCCCCGTAGAGGAGTTCCGGGTCCTTCCTCAAGGCGATGAGGCGGCGCACCAGGTGGAGCATGGAGCGGGGGTCCTTCTCCTGGGCGGCCACGTTGCGCGTCCGCCAGTCGGGGTTCAGGGGAAGCCAGGGCTCCCGGGTGGAAAACCCTGCATGCGGGGAGTCGTCCCAGGGCATGGGGGTGCGGCAGGGGTCGCGCCCCGGGGGGAGGCCGTGCTCCCCCTTGCGCCCCCGCTGCCGGAGGGCGGCGGGGTCCTGGACCTTTTCCGGCGGGATTTCCCCGTTCGGCAGGGCGAGCTCGTCCCCGTAGTACCAGGTAGGGGTGCCCCTTAGGGTGAAGAGGAGCATGGCCGCCACCCGGGCCTGGGCCTCCCCCAACCGGGAGGCCAGGCGGGGCTGGTCGTGGTTGCCCAGGACCCAGTTGGGCCAGTCCCAGCGGGTGAGGAGGCTCTCGTACTCCTCCACGATGCGGGCCAGGTTCTCGGGCCGCCAGTCGGGAAGGCCTCGGAAGATGAGGTGGAAGTTGAAGGGGAGGTGGCAGCCCGCCTGGTAGTAGCGGACGAGCTGGGGGAAGGGGAGGTAGATCTCCCCCACCATGACCCGCTCCCGCCCGGGCTCGCTGAACTCGTCCAGGACCTGGCGCATCTCCCGCACGTAGGCGTGGGTCTCGGGCTGGTCCTCCATGTGGAGGTGGAGGTGCCGCCCCCGGTCCCACATCCCGGGGCGCCAGTCGGGGTTGCCGGGCTCGTCCCTAAGGAGGAGGTCCTCGGCGAGGAGCCAGAGGGTGTCCACCCGGAACCCGTCCACCCCGCGCCGGAGCCAGAAGCGCATGACCTCCTTGATGGCCTCCCGCACCTCGGGGTTGCGCCAGTTGAGGTCGGGCTGCTC is a window from the Thermus filiformis genome containing:
- the lnt gene encoding apolipoprotein N-acyltransferase produces the protein MRPFLLGLALALTLPPFPFGPLAPLVLLPLLRGGFWTGFWAGVGFWALHLIWLPQSFGALFGPWGVAPFVPLVLVKALSFGLLFALTPTPLARVGGWVVLEWLTEQGELAFPWGLLGYALVEAPGRVLAAWGGVYLLSLLVLLLALALRGPRLRPWALALWALLWLLPLPRAGGDRVALLVQGNVNPLEKTLGDLGEEVYPRLTARGLAAHPEAALVVWPETAVWRIPEGVEALLAGRPLLTGLNLFGPNRAVLYQEGRILAHYDKTRLVPFGERFPFRAALGGVYGFFFRAFGLGELWDRTPGEAVRPLGPYGAMICYESVFPSVARGLVRQGAQVLVLLTNDAWFGPSFGGLQHFAMGRLRAVETGRWLLRAGNDGVTASVDPYGRVVARIPAHTEGYLAAPFAFGSGRTPYLLLGDLPVLGLALTLWLLGLRLKMRLPGWRNR
- a CDS encoding alpha-amylase family glycosyl hydrolase, yielding MWWKEAVIYQVYPRSFQDTNGDGVGDLEGVRRRLPYLKGLGVDALWLSPFYKSPMRDFGYDVSDYCDVDPLFGTLEDFDRLLQEAHALGLRVLVDLVPNHTSDQHPWFLEARASRESPKRDWYVWADPAPHGGPPNNWQSFFGGPAWTLDEKTGQYYLHQFLPEQPDLNWRNPEVREAIKEVMRFWLRRGVDGFRVDTLWLLAEDLLLRDEPGNPDWRPGMWDRGRHLHLHMEDQPETHAYVREMRQVLDEFSEPGRERVMVGEIYLPFPQLVRYYQAGCHLPFNFHLIFRGLPDWRPENLARIVEEYESLLTRWDWPNWVLGNHDQPRLASRLGEAQARVAAMLLFTLRGTPTWYYGDELALPNGEIPPEKVQDPAALRQRGRKGEHGLPPGRDPCRTPMPWDDSPHAGFSTREPWLPLNPDWRTRNVAAQEKDPRSMLHLVRRLIALRKDPELLYGAYRTYRAEGGVYAYLRGEGWLVALNLTDKEKRLELPRRGRVALSTHLDREEEAKEDLALRPDEGVVVRLG